AGCCGGACAACAATGCGGCGGAAAACGCGATTCGGCCTTTTGTGGTGGGCCGGAAGAATTGGCTTTTTGCGGGATCGCCCCGGGGCGCGGAAGCCAGCGCGTTGTTCTTCAGCCTGATCGAGACGGCCAAGGCCAACGGCCTGGAGCCCTTTGCCTATCTGAAAGTTTTATTTGAAAGACTCCCCCTGGCGACCTCCCGGAAAGACTACCAAGCTCTCCTGCCATCCCCGGATTTTAACCTTTCCAACAATTGATTTTTACCCAACCGGGTACTTCACTGGACGCTTACGAATGTTTCCCCGGCCCGGATATCCGGGGGGATATAATCCCGACGTCGGAAGCGAAGGTCGCATCCCTCTCGCCGTCGCTGCCCTCTATACACCGAA
The nucleotide sequence above comes from Desulfatibacillum aliphaticivorans DSM 15576. Encoded proteins:
- a CDS encoding transposase domain-containing protein is translated as PDNNAAENAIRPFVVGRKNWLFAGSPRGAEASALFFSLIETAKANGLEPFAYLKVLFERLPLATSRKDYQALLPSPDFNLSNN